One genomic segment of Pseudomonas fortuita includes these proteins:
- a CDS encoding spinster family MFS transporter, whose product MNSSNRVTWRSHYALFVLAVIYIFNYIDRQLMAILIEPVKAEFGISDTGIGLLSGVTFAVFYTLFGFPLGRLSDRIGPKPVIAACCIAWSVMTMACGLATSFWLLVLARIGVAVGEAGGTAPSVAMISQLYPAKNRSTALSILMLGSSFGAIFGLGFGGWIAQHYGWRSAFVIIGLPGILLGLLLWLTVRAPKIASEVHTKVEVIQEGWAKTVAKLMETPSFLWLVLTGASSAIAGYAIGTWSPSFLIRSHGLNLQDAGFLVGVVGGSGATFGTLACGIISDRMARRDAGWQIGVPLLATLVSIPFALAYFLWPTGILFHLGSTPVPTAFLFYAGFAFFGTWWATPCLGAVTHLFPAARLAQATSIFVMAMTLLGVGVGPLLIGVLSDLLAPSLGTEALRYALAASISMLMLSTVFLGMALPRYRAQLQRSAAPTATPENAVTA is encoded by the coding sequence GTGAACTCTTCCAACCGCGTTACCTGGCGTAGCCACTACGCACTGTTCGTGCTGGCCGTGATTTACATCTTCAACTACATCGACCGGCAGTTGATGGCGATCCTGATCGAGCCGGTCAAGGCGGAGTTCGGCATTTCCGACACGGGCATCGGCCTGCTCTCGGGGGTGACATTTGCGGTGTTCTATACCCTGTTCGGCTTCCCCCTGGGCCGGCTTTCCGACCGTATCGGGCCGAAACCGGTTATCGCCGCCTGCTGCATTGCCTGGAGTGTGATGACCATGGCCTGTGGCCTGGCCACCAGCTTCTGGCTGCTGGTGTTGGCGCGGATCGGCGTAGCCGTTGGTGAAGCGGGCGGCACGGCGCCTTCGGTGGCGATGATTTCGCAGCTTTACCCAGCAAAAAATCGCTCCACTGCGCTGTCCATCCTGATGCTTGGCTCAAGCTTCGGCGCCATATTCGGCCTCGGTTTTGGTGGCTGGATCGCCCAGCATTATGGCTGGCGCTCGGCGTTTGTGATCATTGGTCTACCGGGCATCCTGCTGGGGCTGCTGCTGTGGCTCACGGTCCGTGCGCCGAAAATTGCCAGCGAAGTGCATACCAAGGTCGAAGTCATTCAAGAAGGCTGGGCGAAGACGGTGGCCAAGCTGATGGAAACCCCATCGTTCCTTTGGCTGGTGCTGACCGGCGCGTCCAGCGCCATCGCCGGCTATGCGATTGGCACCTGGAGCCCGAGTTTCCTGATCCGCTCCCACGGTTTGAACCTGCAGGATGCAGGTTTTCTGGTCGGCGTAGTGGGCGGCAGCGGTGCCACCTTCGGCACTCTGGCCTGCGGCATAATCTCCGACCGCATGGCTCGCCGTGATGCCGGCTGGCAGATCGGCGTCCCGCTGCTAGCCACCCTGGTCAGTATCCCGTTCGCATTGGCGTACTTCCTTTGGCCAACCGGCATTCTGTTCCATCTGGGCAGCACCCCGGTGCCGACCGCATTCCTCTTCTATGCAGGCTTTGCCTTCTTTGGTACCTGGTGGGCGACCCCGTGCCTGGGCGCCGTCACACATTTGTTCCCGGCTGCGCGCCTGGCCCAGGCAACTTCAATCTTCGTCATGGCCATGACCCTGCTGGGTGTCGGCGTTGGCCCGCTGTTGATCGGCGTACTCAGCGATCTGCTCGCCCCGTCCCTCGGCACCGAAGCGCTGCGCTACGCCCTGGCCGCCTCCATTTCGATGCTGATGCTCTCGACCGTATTCCTGGGCATGGCCCTGCCCCGCTACCGCGCCCAACTGCAGCGATCGGCTGCACCGACTGCCACCCCTGAAAATGCCGTAACTGCCTGA
- a CDS encoding SDR family NAD(P)-dependent oxidoreductase: MKLANKVALITGAGQGMGRAIAQRFAEAGARVVAVDINLQAAEQTIEGLGEHALALACNVADSDSVAAAMHRLEARFGALDILVNNAGVGSVDSFVDTPDAHWQRVIGVNLTGTFLCSREAVRLMQKHAIQGVVINISSTAAMTGEGPSHYCAAKAGVMGLTRSMARELAASGIRVNTLVPGPTNTPMMADIPDEWLQGMLKAIPLGRMGEVDEIARAAVFLASSDASFITGQNLAVNGGMAFI; encoded by the coding sequence ATGAAGTTAGCGAACAAAGTGGCCCTGATCACGGGCGCCGGGCAAGGCATGGGGCGGGCGATTGCCCAGCGCTTTGCCGAGGCCGGCGCGCGGGTGGTGGCGGTCGACATCAACCTGCAGGCTGCCGAGCAGACGATCGAAGGGCTCGGTGAGCACGCCCTGGCGCTGGCGTGCAACGTCGCCGACAGCGACTCGGTGGCGGCGGCGATGCACAGGCTGGAAGCCCGTTTCGGCGCCCTCGACATCCTGGTGAATAACGCCGGTGTCGGTTCAGTCGACAGCTTTGTCGACACCCCGGACGCGCATTGGCAGCGGGTCATTGGGGTCAACCTCACGGGCACCTTCCTGTGCAGCCGTGAAGCGGTGCGGCTGATGCAAAAGCACGCCATTCAGGGCGTGGTGATCAATATTTCCAGCACCGCCGCGATGACTGGCGAAGGCCCAAGCCATTACTGCGCGGCCAAAGCCGGCGTCATGGGGCTGACCCGCAGCATGGCGCGGGAGCTGGCCGCCAGCGGCATCCGCGTCAACACCTTGGTGCCCGGCCCGACCAACACACCGATGATGGCCGACATCCCCGATGAGTGGCTGCAGGGCATGCTCAAGGCAATCCCCTTAGGCCGTATGGGCGAGGTCGATGAGATCGCCCGCGCCGCCGTGTTTCTGGCCAGTTCCGACGCCAGCTTCATCACCGGTCAGAACCTCGCCGTCAACGGCGGCATGGCCTTCATTTGA